From the Vibrio algarum genome, one window contains:
- a CDS encoding nuclear transport factor 2 family protein: MSKYREIKRIVLGYFDAMENATPESVASVLKEYVSEDYLWRGVYPFREQQGADAVAEVFWTPMMKSITRLQRRQDIFIGGTNEISGEQWVMSMGHFMGLFDAGWLGIRATGKMMSIRYAEFTCVENGKITKSGLFMDLLGVMEQAGCYPLPPSTGRHFVYPGPRDHNGLLFEDAPEEEGVATLDLVNKMVDDLSALNDSGAMGCPPEVLEKSWSKDMIWYGPCGIGASYTIPRYQQQHQLPFRNNLTDKKFNGHVCRFAEGNFACFFGWPNLSNTPIGGFLGLPGGEIRADMQVVDVYYRKGDKLSENWVFIDLPYWLKQQGLDVFERTQQIMNPEL, from the coding sequence GTCTTAAAGGAATATGTCAGCGAAGACTATCTGTGGCGTGGCGTTTATCCATTCCGTGAACAACAAGGTGCTGATGCTGTTGCTGAAGTATTTTGGACACCAATGATGAAATCTATTACACGTTTGCAACGTCGTCAGGATATTTTCATCGGTGGTACTAATGAAATCAGCGGTGAACAATGGGTAATGAGTATGGGTCACTTTATGGGACTCTTCGATGCTGGTTGGTTAGGCATTCGTGCGACAGGTAAAATGATGAGTATTCGTTATGCCGAATTTACCTGTGTTGAGAATGGTAAAATCACAAAGTCTGGTTTGTTTATGGATCTTCTTGGTGTAATGGAACAGGCTGGTTGCTATCCGCTACCGCCATCAACAGGTCGCCACTTTGTTTATCCTGGTCCACGTGATCATAACGGTTTGTTGTTTGAAGATGCACCTGAAGAAGAAGGCGTTGCGACATTAGATCTTGTGAACAAGATGGTTGATGATCTGAGTGCACTGAACGATAGCGGTGCAATGGGTTGTCCTCCTGAAGTACTTGAAAAAAGCTGGTCGAAAGACATGATCTGGTATGGTCCTTGTGGTATTGGTGCGTCTTATACTATTCCTCGTTACCAGCAGCAGCACCAATTACCGTTCCGCAATAACCTGACCGACAAGAAGTTTAATGGTCATGTTTGTCGATTTGCTGAAGGTAACTTTGCTTGTTTCTTTGGTTGGCCAAATCTGTCAAATACACCGATAGGTGGCTTTCTTGGTCTGCCTGGTGGTGAGATTCGCGCAGACATGCAGGTGGTAGATGTATATTATCGCAAGGGGGATAAGTTATCTGAAAACTGGGTATTTATCGATCTTCCTTATTGGCTAAAACAGCAAGGTTTAGATGTGTTTGAGCGTACACAACAGATCATGAACCCAGAACTTTAA